The following DNA comes from Mycobacterium sp. MS1601.
CGCCCAATCCAGACTTGCGTTGGACAGGTCGGCAAACGTTAGAGATGCGTACTTGAGATTTACGTTGTACAAGCGCGCCCGATTCAACTTGGCGAAGTCGAAAAGCATACCGTCTGGGATGGCGCAGCCTATGAACTGCGCGTCTTGCAATTGCGACCCACTGAACGAAATTACATTGTTCAGGCTGCCTTGAAATTCGACAGCCCTGAGATCCGCATACTTGAGAAGTGCGAAATCGCCGGGCTCGCTGCCGAATTCGGGAACTACATCTTGGCATATCAGTGAGACGATCAACGCACGAATAGGGCCATCCGAACCAGCATCTGCGCGTGTACCGTCAGCCGTGTACGTCGGATTGGGACTGGTGACGTAGGCCGCCAGAACACTGAGACACACCTTGGCCTCTTCGGAAATTCCAAGCTCGCGCCAGTCTTTGACCAACGCAGCCATCGCGTAGGCTCCGGACCGCCGAATGGCGGGTCGGTCGTGGGCAAGCTGCTCAGTCGCTTCTGCGAATCGTGACCGAAGATCCTTGATGTCGTCGCGCCGCCGTTGGTCGGTCCACCGGGTTTGTTCGTCTTGGCGTTGAGCTTCCCAACGATCTTGGTCATTCTTCGTCTGGGTCACCCAGCGTTGGTGATCGAGTTCTCGCTGTGTCCGAAGCTCCCCTAGCTGGGTGTGGCTGTTGTGGAGGGCAATTGCTGCGGCGGTGACTGCGGCAAGCGCGGCCAGAACAGTCGCGTATGGCTGGCCAGCACCGCGCCAGAACCCCTCCCACTTCCAGACCCAAGACGCGATGGCAAGCCCCGCCAACGACAAGAGACCGACTACCACCGCCCACGCTGCCACCTTCATCAGCGGCGGGTTTGGCCTGTCAGGT
Coding sequences within:
- a CDS encoding pentapeptide repeat-containing protein gives rise to the protein MLPEPTSDDIPDRPNPPLMKVAAWAVVVGLLSLAGLAIASWVWKWEGFWRGAGQPYATVLAALAAVTAAAIALHNSHTQLGELRTQRELDHQRWVTQTKNDQDRWEAQRQDEQTRWTDQRRRDDIKDLRSRFAEATEQLAHDRPAIRRSGAYAMAALVKDWRELGISEEAKVCLSVLAAYVTSPNPTYTADGTRADAGSDGPIRALIVSLICQDVVPEFGSEPGDFALLKYADLRAVEFQGSLNNVISFSGSQLQDAQFIGCAIPDGMLFDFAKLNRARLYNVNLKYASLTFADLSNASLDWAKLHGANLSHADLVDTSVNGVSYDPDTRWPNGYQPPKSMPEQ